A single region of the Phycisphaerae bacterium genome encodes:
- the rpsL gene encoding 30S ribosomal protein S12, giving the protein MPTINQLIRRGRTKQARKSKVRDLDQCPQKRGVCLIVKTQTPKKPNSALRKVARVRLTNGKEVTAYIPGVDHNLQEHSIVLIRGGRVRDLPGVRYHIIRGTLDCAGVQNDKDGRPRRRSRSKYGVKKGK; this is encoded by the coding sequence ATGCCGACGATTAACCAGCTTATCCGGCGCGGTCGAACCAAACAGGCGCGTAAGTCAAAGGTCCGCGACCTGGACCAATGTCCGCAGAAACGTGGTGTCTGCCTGATCGTGAAGACCCAGACGCCGAAGAAACCGAACTCAGCCCTTCGCAAGGTGGCACGTGTTCGGCTGACCAACGGCAAGGAAGTAACGGCCTATATTCCAGGGGTCGACCATAACTTGCAGGAGCACTCGATCGTCTTGATCAGAGGCGGCAGAGTGCGGGACTTGCCCGGCGTGCGGTACCACATCATTCGCGGGACGTTGGATTGTGCCGGAGTGCAGAACGACAAGGACGGCCGCCCACGACGTCGCAGCCGCAGTAAGTATGGCGTGAAGAAGGGCAAGTAG